From Pseudobythopirellula maris:
GTTGAGAGCCGGACTCTCCGGCAGCAACGCATGGGTTCGTGTGGGGCCGCCATTATTGGCGAGCGGACCGAGTCGTGGGCTTATGACGCTGCTGACGGCGCCGATAACGTTGCCGTCGGCGTCGGGCGAACTGACAGGCGCCGCTGTGAGCATCGTACCCAGGTTGTTACCGATCAGGCTGAACTCGACCGTGAGCTCATTGGCTGGACCATTTAACGCCTCGAGATCGGGCGCCGTACCGCTGTCGTTGTTGCCGGCGACGATCGAGTTACGGATCGTGAGCCGTTCGTTGTCGTAAAAAACGCCCGAAAAATGGTTGACGCCACCTCCGACACCTCGGGCCGCGTTAGCCGTGATCGTGCTGCTGTCGATCGATACGGTCAAATCTTTCGTCCAAATGCCGCCGCCATGGGCGGAAAAGCCCGTCGTGGAGTTCTCGCTAATAGTGCTGCTGGTAATCGCCAATGAACTGTAGCTAGGCCTATGAATGCCACCGCCTCTTCCACCTATGCTTTCGCGGTCGTGATCGTCGTTGTATCCCCCGGCACCCGTGGTGTTCCCGCTGATGGTGCTGCCGGTAATGGCCAGCACACCCGAGCCAGAAAAACCTCCGCCGTTTCCGCCGTATCCGCCGTATCCTCCACCATAAACTTCTTTATAGGTCACTCCGCCGTCTCCGCCGTCTCCTGTAGTGTTCCCGCTAATAATGCTGCCAGAAATCGTCAACATGCTATTGCTAGAGCTAAAGAATCCTCCACCGTTTCCACCGTTTCCACCAAATGCACCAGCATAGACTGATCCGCCGAATCCGCCGTCTCCTGTGGTGTTTCCGATGATGGTGCTACCGGTGACCAACAGAGCGTCAGTGCTAGAAACTCCTCCGCCGCTCCCGCCGTGTCCGCCATATCCGCCGTATCCACCATTTCCGCCTCGCCCGCCGTCTCCCGTAGTATTCCCGCTAATAGTGCTATCGGTAATCGTTAGCGGACCAGTGCTATTGATGCCTCCACCAATTCCACCCATTCCTCCATCTCCTCCGAATCCGCCACCTCCACTGTCTCCGCCGTCTCCGCCACCTCCAGTGGTGTTCCCGCTAATAGTGCTGCCGGAAATCGTCAGCTTACCAGTGCTATAGATACCTCCGCCGTTTCCGCCACTCCCACCGTCTGCCATGTCGACGCCGTCTGCACCATCTCCTGTAGCATTGCCAGTGACGGATGTACTAAGCAGGGTAAGGCTTTCGCGGGAGAAGATCGCACCGCCAGATTCACCGGGATTCGCAAAGCCGACGCCCCTGGCCGTATCACCGCCGGTGAGGGTCATGCCGCTGAGCGTCACGTCGCGGAAGAGCCCCTCTTGCCCGTCGTCGATATTGAAGTGGCGGAAGCCATCGCCGGTAGCAGGCGTGTTGTCGGCGCCGTAACCCGCGTCGATGGTCAACAGCTGTTGCCCGGGGCCAACAATCACTACGCTTCGGGCGATCGTAGGAAGCTGCGAGCTGAGCAGGATTGTCTGATGGGTCGAGAAGAAGATCAAATCGAATGCAATCCCGTCAACGGACTGTTCATCGTCATTCGCACGGCGGATCGCTTCGCGCAAGGTTGTCGTGTCGTTGCCGTCGTCCATGTCATCGATGTCGGCCTTGCTGTTGACGACCAGGAGTGACGCTTCGAATGCGCCGATGTCGACTCCGCCGCCGTAGTTTCGAACGAAGGGCGTACCGCGTTGGTCAAAAGGTTCGACTACTGAATCGTCCCCTGCGTTCAGAGCCGGACTGCCCGGCAGAAGAGCGTGCGTCTTGGTGGGGCCACCGTTGTCGGCCAACTGGCCGAGCAGCGGGGCCTGGTCGAGCAGGTTACCAACGCCAGTCGACGTGACCAGGCCGGAGCCGGCCGTATCGCCGATTAGGCTGTAATTGATGGTGAATGGGCCAAGCAAGCGCACGTCTCCGTCCGAAAGGCTGTTCGCCACGATGCTGCTGCTGACCGTCGCCCTGCCTCTGCTATAGATTCCGCCGCCGCTTGTGTCGGCTGAATTCCCGGTGAGTGTACTGCTGGTGACAGTGATCGTCGCCGCGCCACTGTTATTGATCCCGCCGCCGCTTGAGCCGGCCGAATTTCCGGAGAGGGTGCTGCTGGTGAGCGTGAGGGTCCCCGTGCCTCTGTTACTGATCCCGCCGCCGCTAAGGGCGGCCGAATTTCCCGAGAGAGTACTGCCGGTGAGTGCCGTAGTGCCCCGGTTTATGATCCCGCCGCCACTGCCGCCGGCCGAATTATCGGAGAGGGTGCTGCTGGTGAGCGTGAGGGTCCCCGTGCCTCTATTACTGATCCCACCGCCGCTAAAGGCGGCCGAATTTCCCGAGAGGGTGCTGTTGGTGAGTTCGAGCCGCTCGAAGTTTAGGATCGCCCCACCTTCGAAGCTGCTATCACCCCCGGTGAGCGTCAGGCCACTAATCACGACCGTGATCTCGTTCTCAGAGTGACGGTCGTCGATCAGGAAGTGCCGGAAACCATCGTACGTGCCTAACTTATTGTCTAGGCCGTCGCCTGCGTCGAGCGTCAGCGGAACCGTCCCCGGTCCGGTGATCGTCAGGTCGTCGGTAATCTGCGGAAGCTCACCTACGAGCTCGATGATTTGAGCATTGTTAAAAAGCTGTCCGAACTCGATCGTGTCGGCCCCCGCATTCTGATTGGCATCGAAGACCGCCTGCCTCAGGCTGCCCGGCAGGTCGCCCGCCATGGTCACATCGCTGTCGTTCAGATTATTGACGGTGAACACCGCCAGCATACGACGGTCTTCGAGAGGCTCGAGGCGGAGTGGGCGGATGCGCGAAGCTCGGACCGAGAGTGGACGGTGTCTTGCATTTGAACGACTGCAGCGAGCCATAACGGGTTTCTCGAACAAGGTGGCAGGGATAGGAGTAACAGGAAAGTCCCCACATGAGCTATGCCCGGCTTTGTCGACTAATGGGCTAATCGAATACTTGTCTAACCGGAAGCCCAAAAGCTTTCTAGAAGGGCAACGACCGACCGTCACGGCCCTGCGGGAATCGCGAGTCTGATTCGTTACACGTGCACTGTTTTGGCTTCGGCCCCAACCAACCCCTGCGATCATCCACGTCGCTAAGTAGCAACTCGGCGCCGAAATTCGCACGAGCAGCCTGCCCTGCCCAATTGTGGCGATAGCGGGCATATCAGAGAGCGTCACCCTGAGCAGAAGAGACACCATAACCGCCGGGCTTGCCTCAACCGCGGCGGGTTGTTGTTTTCGCTAACTTCAGCGGTTTGGCACACCGCTGAAGATCCTTGTGTAGACCGAGTCCGCACCGCCGCGTGATGCTACCACGCAGCCCACCGCTCCAACTGCAACAACGGCTGGCGATATCGCCCAATGCCTTTATCACACCGCGTCGTAGCCATCGCCGCCGAGTGGCCTCGTGGCCTGCCCCGAGATTAAAGTAGTGCAGGCTTGCCAGGCGCAGCTTTCCCACGAGAATCTCACCACCCCAGCAGCCACTCGAGCGTGTGCCATGCAATGACGAGCAAAACGAGAACCCCGAGCGTGACCAGGGACGAGGGAGCGTGTCCGGGGGGTGTAGGCAAGTCGCCGAGCATGCCGGCATGATAGCCGTGTCGGCGGGCGATTGCGAATCGTCACCCTTGGCGCCGACTCACGCGCGCAGGATCTTCTCCATCGCTTTCCCCTTGGCGAGCTCGTCGATGAGCTTGTCCAGGAAGCGGATCTTTTGCATCAGCGGGTCGTCGACCTCTTCGACACGCACCCCGCAGACCACGCCCTTGATCAGCGATGCGTTCGGATGGAGCGCTGGGGCCTCTGCGAAGAAGGCCTCGAAATCGCACCCGCAATCGATCTGTCTCTTGAGGCCATCGGTGTCGTAGCCGGTCAGCCAGCAGATGATCTGATCGACCTCGTCCTGCGTGCGGCCTTTCCGCTCCGCCTTCTGCACGTAGAGCGGGTAGACCTTGGCGAACGCCATTCGGTAGATGCGGTGCTCGGGCATGGGCGGTCCTCTGGCAAGCGGTTAGCAGTGTGACTCGGCTGTCGCGGAAGGTTCGCATTCTTAGCATCGCCGAGGGCGTGGCGCCAAGCCGACCGCGGCGACGCTCCCCGCCCTGGCGGGCTGGGGCTCACGACCCACTCGAATCGTAATGCAGAAGGAGAGCCCCGTCCCCTCCGGGAGGGGAGGGCGCCCCCACCACGACCCGCGGCGCTCAAATCGACCACCACGAATTCCA
This genomic window contains:
- a CDS encoding choice-of-anchor Q domain-containing protein, producing the protein MLAVFTVNNLNDSDVTMAGDLPGSLRQAVFDANQNAGADTIEFGQLFNNAQIIELVGELPQITDDLTITGPGTVPLTLDAGDGLDNKLGTYDGFRHFLIDDRHSENEITVVISGLTLTGGDSSFEGGAILNFERLELTNSTLSGNSAAFSGGGISNRGTGTLTLTSSTLSDNSAGGSGGGIINRGTTALTGSTLSGNSAALSGGGISNRGTGTLTLTSSTLSGNSAGSSGGGINNSGAATITVTSSTLTGNSADTSGGGIYSRGRATVSSSIVANSLSDGDVRLLGPFTINYSLIGDTAGSGLVTSTGVGNLLDQAPLLGQLADNGGPTKTHALLPGSPALNAGDDSVVEPFDQRGTPFVRNYGGGVDIGAFEASLLVVNSKADIDDMDDGNDTTTLREAIRRANDDEQSVDGIAFDLIFFSTHQTILLSSQLPTIARSVVIVGPGQQLLTIDAGYGADNTPATGDGFRHFNIDDGQEGLFRDVTLSGMTLTGGDTARGVGFANPGESGGAIFSRESLTLLSTSVTGNATGDGADGVDMADGGSGGNGGGIYSTGKLTISGSTISGNTTGGGGDGGDSGGGGFGGDGGMGGIGGGINSTGPLTITDSTISGNTTGDGGRGGNGGYGGYGGHGGSGGGVSSTDALLVTGSTIIGNTTGDGGFGGSVYAGAFGGNGGNGGGFFSSSNSMLTISGSIISGNTTGDGGDGGVTYKEVYGGGYGGYGGNGGGFSGSGVLAITGSTISGNTTGAGGYNDDHDRESIGGRGGGIHRPSYSSLAITSSTISENSTTGFSAHGGGIWTKDLTVSIDSSTITANAARGVGGGVNHFSGVFYDNERLTIRNSIVAGNNDSGTAPDLEALNGPANELTVEFSLIGNNLGTMLTAAPVSSPDADGNVIGAVSSVISPRLGPLANNGGPTRTHALLPESPALNAGSSSEAFDQRGFLRNVGGVDIGAYEAQGPVTAASGDYNRNGVVDAADFTVWRDALDTATPVTPLTGADGDGDGFVTRQDYDVWVSHFGFTYTLPTPAFEVSPASPLTPLAEPQPAPERVRAAADEVFALWLAQASVAIEDDQTFEETLAMPSDEDLLLLVLTAAAEDEQEIPEGFSLGNLEDVTDDTADRLELVLSDF
- a CDS encoding DUF2200 domain-containing protein, whose amino-acid sequence is MPEHRIYRMAFAKVYPLYVQKAERKGRTQDEVDQIICWLTGYDTDGLKRQIDCGCDFEAFFAEAPALHPNASLIKGVVCGVRVEEVDDPLMQKIRFLDKLIDELAKGKAMEKILRA